GAATACGTGTGAACATGCTGCACTCAATGCCGGGTCCCTGGGAAGCACTGTCAGCTGTCAGTTACCCAAGTGTAAACCGTCATGCATATTTTACAGTCCACTCTGCCCCAGTTCAGGCAGgtttttctcaggaaaaaaacGTCGGTGACGCAGCTGCAGCAGACCAGCATCCCCTTCCTTAGGAGCAGCACGCGTgccctgggagggaggaggggcccaTCACTTCCTCCCCCAGAAGGAGGGTGCGGTGCGGCAGCGTGCCGCCGCCTCGTCCCCTTCCCACCTGTGAGGCCTGCGACGCGACCGGAGCCCAGGCAGCATGCACACGGAGCATGGTTTATTATCGGTCACTGGCTAGAGAGTAAGCAGACAGGCAGAATAAAAAGATCCGTTAAAAAGTGAGCTGAGAGTGCAGGCGGGCAGCCATCAGACTTGGCTCTAGCGAtagggctgggaggggagggctAGCACCGGGGAGCTGCCGCTCCGGCCAGGCTCCCCTCCACTGCAGTGCAGGGGGACGGCACCCCTGTCCCCGGCCCGCCACaggcctgcctgcctgtctgcctgCCTCGCCTCCTTTGCTGCTTTTGGCAACTAAAAGGCAGGTACTCTCTCTTGCCAAGGGTGCGCCCCAGGGTGTCCTCGGCCCATCTTGCACTGACGCCCTTCACAGGCCAGGGCGCTGAGCGCAGCTGCTGCAGCCAGGCCCGCCCTCCTGAGCAGGAGCCGAGAGGGCTGGGGGGGCTCAGGGATGCAGGCAGGGGTTGGGGGCTCCAGAAACAGGTCAGAAGCAGGCCAGGGGAGGAGCCGGGATCATTCAGCCTCTCGGGCCCCTCGCGGCTGGACAGCCAAGGGGCAGGACGGGGCTGGGGTGAGCCTCCCCACACTGAGCAGCTGGATCACCAACAGACACGAGGCGGGGCTGCACCCATTCCCCCTGCCCAGGCCagagtgggcagggcctgggggaggAGGCCTGCTCAACTGAGCAGTTCCAAGTAGGTGACGGGGACCTTGCCCTTCTTGTTGCCTCTCTCGCCAATGAGCCAGTCGGGGTCCATGCCAGGCAGGCTGTAGACAGTGATGAGCTGAAAGGGATCACAGAAGAGGAGGGTCACGCCCCAGCTACGCAGGGGCCCCGTGCCTCCAGTGACGGGCGCCCTCTCAGCTGCTCTATGGAGATGGATCAGAGCCTGCCTCCTCAGAGCTGGAGCTGCCTCTGTTTCCTTTGGTGGGTCCCGGCTCTCCCCCTATCCCCCAGACCCCTCAGAGGCGGGGAGCCCGTGATGCACGGTCCACAGACCCCATGCCCCCAGCTCTGGTCCCCTGGCCCCCTAAGCCGGCCTGTGCCCCCCGACCGCCAACCCATCCCTGTGGCTTCAGGCCCACCTCATCGGCCAGCAGGGCCAGCTCGCTGCTGTCGGCCGCCTCGTAGTCATAGAGAACGCGGGCTTTCCGGGTTCCGCTGGCCGGTggggccacctcctccaggcgGAGAGCAGCCTCCCCCGGAGGGGCCAGGTCAGCCACGGAGGGCCCCATGGGCATCGTGGCCGCGGTGGTGGTGGGCGAGGTACtgctgaggggtggggaggcgggCTCGGCGGTGCCCACAAAGGTGCCTGGGAATCTGAAGAGAAGAGTGGTGGGGGCGCCCATCTCAGCAGCCGGGAGCCACCCTCTTGTTGGGGGGAAGTCCCACATGCCCCACAAAACACCAGTCAGGCCCACGGCCATGGAGGCAAGACTACCTTGCTACTTACATGGCTCCCTGGGAGCTGGCAGCGTGAAGAGGGAAACAAGGGGAAGTGAGACGCCCCTGCTGTccctaccaccccccaccccaccccagaacCTGCACCCAAGATCCCTGAGGCCAGCTACCCCCCTCACTGTCCTCTTCATGGGGTGCCCAGGCCCAGAGGTGGGGGTGACGCCCCACCATGGTCAGcagccctccaccccaccctgggTGTCAACAGGGGCTTGCTGAGCTCGGGGGAGCTGGGAGCCAGGGGCCCCCGGTTGGCACCTGCCCAGCTGCTTCTGGAGGTCCAGCATGTGGCGGTAGCACTGGGCATAGTATGTGGTCTGAGACTCGACGAACTCGTGCAGGCAGCGAAGGTGGTTCACCTGCCCAGAAGAGGCGGTGGCTGACCTGGCGCCCGCGGGCGGACGAAGcagcccactccccaccccacgcTCTACAGACCCTGGCTCGGCGTCCGGCGTTTTCTGCCCAGGCCTCTtgctctctgggttgggaggggGCTGTACCCCCAGCTTTGGGACCTTTAGGACCGTGGGCTCTGCCCCACCCAGGTTCACTAGCTACCTCAACCTGAACTTAAGAGTTGTGGTGTCTGACACATGGGTGGCAAAGACGACTTGGGACGACAGAGGAAACAGGACAGGACTCACGTGGGTGCTACTGATCCCCTCCAGCAGGAGCCGGGTCACTTCTGCCTGCCGGTCAAACTCCGTCTGGGCCACTCGGAGCTCCTGCTCAGCCTAGGAAGGGCCGGGGATGAGCACGAGGGCAAGAATGGCCCTAGTCGCCctcctaccagactcctcccgCCCCTGGAGCCGCCCGGGAGCGGTCTCCTCTTCCCTTCTGTGGCAGATGGACTTCCCCACACCCCACCTCAGGATGCAGACATTGGCGAAGGGGTTCACCTCTCACCCCTGACTTCAGGCCTAGGGCCCTGACCCCCTGGAGAAGTCTTAGCCCAGCTTGGGAACCCCCCAGAGGAGGCCAGTTGCTGGGTGGGCACACAGAGCCTAAGGCGCCTTCCTTGGCCTTTCATGCTCATGCATTTGTCCATCTGAGGCCACCACCCAGCAGGGACAAATTCAACCAACAGTTGCTTTGGCCTCCAGAGGGCCCACGGTGTGCTGCGGGGCAGAGGGAGGTGACCGCCCCTTACCATGGCCCCAGCGGCTGCAGGGCAGAGCTCAGAACTAGACGCAGACCTGCCCCCGAAGACAGCAGGCGAGCCTGGACTCCCGTTCCCCACCCCGTTTCTTCCCTGAGCCCCGACTCACCTTGTCCACCTCATCATTCCAGAGCTGCAGAGACCACAACAGGACCGGtcagcaggggagggagggggcagcggtcagcaggggaggggaagggaggtgggggacGGCTGTACCCCAGAGCCCGGGCCCCTGCCCCAGCTCCCGAGATCCCCGCAACCTCTTCCTACCCCTCACGCTTCCCAATGTCCTCCCCACAATCCCACCAGGAGCTGAGGCtggggggaggcctggtgtgagaGGGAGGGGGGGCTCTGACGTCACAGTCCATccagtcccacatgccacatgcggGGAGGGGGGACAGCCAGCTGGGAAGTCCTGCTTGGGTTTCTCCTACAGGCAAGCCCCCAGGCTCGGACTGGGGTCTCCAGGGAGACCGAgcgtcccccaccccaccctgacgCTCTGCTGAGGCTGCTGGGCTGGGAGGCAGGACCGTGTGACCCTAGACCAGTCACTGAACCTTTCTGTCCTTCGGCAGAGAAAGGCAGCCTCGTGCCAGAGTCAGACTGGGGTTCAAAGGCACAAGAAAAATACAGGGCCGTCTCCACCCTCCTGGATAGTCCTCCTTCCACTCGGCCCAGGAAGGGGGGCGGCAAGTGTCCTCCAGAGTCTAAAGAAGAAAGACCCCCCTCCCCCGACCATGGCTTAGAAGGCCCGTTCCTCCTGCCCGCTGCTACCCTAACACGGGGCCTGGGGGGCACAGAGAGCAAAACCCAGGCCAGCTTGGCTGGGACAGAGGCGTCCCCACCCCAGCACCGTTCGGCAGACGGGAAGCGACCTCCATGTGAACACACGTGGGCAAGCCAGCCACAGGGGGCCGGGGCACTACAGGGCGGTTAACGCCCCCAAGGGAGAAGGGACCACgcccgcgcacacacacacacacagcaa
This DNA window, taken from Bubalus kerabau isolate K-KA32 ecotype Philippines breed swamp buffalo chromosome 11, PCC_UOA_SB_1v2, whole genome shotgun sequence, encodes the following:
- the SH3GLB2 gene encoding endophilin-B2 isoform X3 encodes the protein MDFNMKKLASDAGIFFTRAVQFTEEKFGQAEKTELDAHFESLLARADSTKNWTEKILRQTEVLLQPNPSARVEEFLYEKLDRKVPSRVTNGELLAQYMAEAASELGPTTPYGKTLIKVAEAEKRLGAAERDFIHTASINFLTPLRNFLEGDWKTISKERRLLQNRRLDLDASKARLKKAKAAEAKATLWNDEVDKAEQELRVAQTEFDRQAEVTRLLLEGISSTHVNHLRCLHEFVESQTTYYAQCYRHMLDLQKQLGRFPGTFVGTAEPASPPLSSTSPTTTAATMPMGPSVADLAPPGEAALRLEEVAPPASGTRKARVLYDYEAADSSELALLADELITVYSLPGMDPDWLIGERGNKKGKVPVTYLELLS
- the SH3GLB2 gene encoding endophilin-B2 isoform X1, whose amino-acid sequence is MDFNMKKLASDAGIFFTRAVQFTEEKFGQAEKTELDAHFESLLARADSTKNWTEKILRQTEVLLQPNPSARVEEFLYEKLDRKVPSRVTNGELLAQYMAEAASELGPTTPYGKTLIKVAEAEKRLGAAERDFIHTASINFLTPLRNFLEGDWKTISKERRLLQNRRLDLDASKARLKKAKAAEAKATTVPDFQETRPRNYILSASASATLEDTCRPPSWAEWKEDYPGGWRRPCIFLVPLNPSLTLARGCLSLPKDRKLWNDEVDKAEQELRVAQTEFDRQAEVTRLLLEGISSTHVNHLRCLHEFVESQTTYYAQCYRHMLDLQKQLGRFPGTFVGTAEPASPPLSSTSPTTTAATMPMGPSVADLAPPGEAALRLEEVAPPASGTRKARVLYDYEAADSSELALLADELITVYSLPGMDPDWLIGERGNKKGKVPVTYLELLS